The following are encoded together in the Osmia lignaria lignaria isolate PbOS001 chromosome 13, iyOsmLign1, whole genome shotgun sequence genome:
- the LOC117601819 gene encoding putative phosphorylase b kinase regulatory subunit alpha isoform X2: MRSRRNSGVRLDYYQRIVHKIIMKHQNAVTGLFPASPDNDHAWIRDNIYCILAVWGLSMAYKKIADADEDRAKTYELEQSCVKLMRGLLMAMMQQKEKVEQFKITQNPHDALHAKYSSVNGQTVVGDTEWGHLQIDAISLYLLILAQMTASGLQIVFNLDEVAFIQNLVFYIESAYCTPDYGIWERGDKTNHGLPELNASSIGMAKAAMEAMNELDLFGARGGPTSVIHVLADEAQKCQAVLQSMLPRESNSKELDSGLLSVISFPAFAVDEPSLIQLTRDAITKKLQGRYGCKRFLRDGYKTPKEDPNRLYYEPWELRMFENIECEWPLFFCYLIVDYCFQGNKEVVAEYSKQLEEIMIKTEDGMKLIPELYSVEAVNVSAEYAEPGSQKRVALGRCPFMWAQSLYILGKLLQEGFLAVGELDPLNRRLCSEKKPDVVVQVVILAEDSEIREKIAQHDIHVQTIAEVSPIEVQPAKVLSHLYTYLGRNKKLGLTGRKSRDVGILSTSKLYSLHDKIFAFTPQNFDAEEYYTTNDAALLANTFTTNLAFLTINWKQMLGRPTITLVATHNHLDQGKIPLAMITTMKKLKSGYINGTRVSLGNLSDFLSTSCITNLSFLGSSEDGRPDKLNPQVQQYLEEHLMRAFPHRTGLLNRPVIRSAKNLKRRMSVKGAIKKTRSIAVEPVVSPVSQESEILGMAGEDRRPSAILNTNPFIEVTDTTLTSNPPPPATDRTPSPTDDILSWPNSPKLHRSRGMGETQYADTEVEELLSMLRETESLEEQGDILQYLVDSQGLYFNTGMMEEGHPVLIKDLLKDLYEKACQQKMWGIVRHTAGMLGKRVEDLAKAVTDLLVRQKQVTVGMPPTNEHTIVAPLPENELRALIHQAYGDDESTAMLTQELLVYLAMFIRTEPQLFHEMLRLRVGLIIQVMATELSRTLICTGEEASEHLLNLSPFEMKNLLHHIMSGKEFAISSVGRGNFSVISCKSSKVSKKSQIGGFLTADQVDGGETEPDRQGQWLRRRRLDGALNRVPRDFYPRVWQVLERCQGLAIEGRVLPQNLTQEMTPGELKFALAVETVLNTIPQPEYRQLIVEALMVLTLVTEYNVVASLGGLIAVEQLVHKANAIFLDDQMKIDGDATLCCAKPKEQRETTAMGNLLCGGAAYVCQHFYDSAPSGSFGTMTYITRAIASLLNCLPNDGDIECSIS, translated from the exons ATGAGAAGCCGCCGTAATTCTGGTGTTCGTTTGGATTATTACCAAAGAATTGTTCATAAGATTATTATGAAACATCAAAATGCAGTTACAGGACTTTTCCCTGCTAGCCCTGATAATGATCACGCATGGATCCGTGACAATATATACTGCATTCTTGCTGTATGGGGCCTTTCAATGGCATATAAGAAGATAGCAGATGCGGATGAAGATAGAGCTAAAACGTATGAACTTGAACAAAGTTGTGTGAAATTAATGAGAGGTCTATTAATGGCAATGATGCAACAGAAAGAAAAAGTTGAACAATTTAAAATCACTCAAAATCCACATGATGCTTTACATGCCAAATATAGTTCTGTTAATGGACAAACTGTTGTAGGTGATACAGAATGGGGTCATCTTCAAATAGATGCAATTTCTTTGTATTTATTGATTCTAGCACAAATGACAGCATCTGGTTTACAGATTGTCTTCAATTTAGATGAG GTTGCATTCATTCAGAACTTAGTATTTTATATTGAGTCAGCCTATTGTACTCCTGATTATGGAATTTGGGAGAGAGGTGATAAAACAAATCATGGATTACCAGAATTAAATGCTAGCAGTATTGGAATGGCAAAAGCTGCAATGGAAGCAATGAATGAGCTAGATTTATTTGGCGCAAGAGGTGGACCTACCTCTGTGATTCATGTATTAGCAGATGAAGCACAAAAGTGCCAGGCAGTTTTACAGTCCATGCTGCCACGTGAATCTAACTCTAAGGAATTAGATAGCGGATTATTATCCGTTATAAGCTTTCCGGCATTTGCCGTAGATGAACCTAGTTTAATTCAATTAACTAGAGATGCTATTACTAAAAAATTACAAGGTCGTTATGGATGTAAAAGATTTCTGAGGGATGGATATAAAACACCAAAAGAAGATCCTAACAg acTTTATTACGAACCGTGGGAATTACGAATGTTTGAAAACATAGAATGCGAATGGCCTTTGTTCTTTTGTTATTTGATCGTGGATTACTGTTTCCAAGGCAATAAAGAAGTAGTAGCAGAATATTCGAAACAATTAGAAGAAATAATGATCAAAACGGAGGACGGAATGAAATTAATACCTGAATTATATTCTGTAGAAGCTGTAAATGTATCAGCAGAATATGCTGAACCAGGTAGTCAAAAACGAGTTGCATTAGGTAGATGTCCATTTATGTGGGCTCAATCTCTGTATATATTAGGAAAATTATTGCAAGAA GGTTTTCTTGCTGTGGGAGAATTAGATCCATTGAATAGACGATTGTGTAGTGAAAAGAAACCAGATGTCGTGGTACAAGTTGTTATACTAGCAGAAGATTCTGAAATAAGAGAAAAAATAGCTCAGCATGATATTCATGTTCAAACAATCGCAGAAGTTTCCCCGATAGAAGTGCAACCTGCAAAAGTACTTAGTCATTTGTATACCTATTTGG GTCGAAACAAAAAATTAGGATTGACTGGACGTAAATCAAGAGATGTAGGAATCTTGAGCACCAGTAAATTATATTCCCTACACgataaaatatttgcattcactcCACAG AACTTTGATGCGGAGGAGTACTACACGACAAACGATGCAGCCCTCCTTGCCAACACTTTTACAACCAACTTGGCCTTCCTCACCATCAACTGGAAGCAAATGCTCGGCAGGCCAACTATAACACTTGTTGCCACTCATAATCACCTAG ATCAAGGAAAGATACCATTAGCCATGATAACTActatgaagaaattaaaaagtggTTATATCAATGGTACACGAGTCTCATTGGGAAATTTAAGTGATTTCTTGAGCACTTCCTGCATCACAAATTTAAGTTTCCTAGGAAGCTCTGAAGACGGTAGGCCGGATAAACTAAACCCTCAG GTTCAACAGTATTTAGAAGAACATTTGATGCGCGCCTTTCCTCATCGCACAGGTCTTCTTAACAGACCGGTAATTCGAAGTGCAAAGAATTTGAAACGTAGAATGTCTGTAAAAGGTGCCATTAAGAAAACGAGATCAATTGCTGTAGAAC CTGTGGTTTCTCCCGTTTCACAAGAAT CTGAGATTCTTGGAATGGCAGGAGAGGATAGAAGACCTTCTgctattttaaatacaaatcCATTTATTGAAGTGACAGATACAACGCTAACTTCAAATCCTCCACCACCAGCTACAGATCGCACGCCGTCTCCTACAGATGATATATTGTCATGGCCAAATTCTCCAAAGTTGCATAGATCCAGGGGCATGGGGGAAACTCAGTATGCAGATACCGAAGTTGAAGAACTATTATCAATGCTTCGAGAAACTGAAAGTTTAGAAGAGCAAGGAGATATTTTACAATATCTT gTTGATTCACAAGGTCTATATTTCAATACCGGCATGATGGAAGAAGGCCATCCTGTTTTAATAAAAGATTTATTGAAAGATCTTTACGAAAAAGCCTGTCAACAAAAAATGTGGGGAATCGTACGTCATACTGCTGGTATGCTAGGGAAACGTGTCGAGGATCTAGCCAAAGCGGTCACTGATTTATTAGTTCGTCAGAAACAAGTTACGGTTGGAATGCCACCAACCAACGAACATACTATTGTTGCTCCATTACCAGAAAACGAATTGCGAGCATTAATTCATCAAGCTTATGGAGACGATGAATCTACCGCTATGTTAACTCAAGAGTTGCTTGTTTATTTAGCAATGTTCATTAGAACAGAACCACAGTTGTTTCACGAGATGCTGAGACTTAGAGTAGGATTAATCATACAAGTAATGGCTACGGAATTATCAAGAACTTTAATATGTACCGGAGAAGAGGCATCTGAACATTTGCTTAATTTATCACCATTCGAGATGAAGAATCTTTTACATCATATTATGAGCGGAAAAGAATTTGCAATTAGCAGCG TTGGTCGAGGTAACTTCTCCGTTATCAGTTGTAAATCCAGCAAAGTTAGTAAG AAATCACAAATTGGAGGTTTCTTAACTGCTGATCAAGTTGATGGTGGTGAAACAGAACCAGATCGTCAAGGTCAGTGGTTACGGCGACGAAGGTTGGATGGCGCGTTAAATAGAGTGCCGCGTGATTTTTATCCTCGAGTATGGCAAGTGCTCGAACGG tgCCAGGGTTTAGCCATTGAGGGTAGGGTCCTACCTCAAAATCTTACACAGGAAATGACACCAGGGGAATTAAAATTTGCACTAGCAGTAGAAACTGTTTTGAATACTATACCACAACCAGAATATCGTCAGTTAATCGTCGAAGCTTTAATGGTGTTAACTTTAGTAACTGAATATAATGTAGTAGCTTCCCTGGGTGGACTTATTGCTGTTGAACAGTTAGTTCATAAGGCCAATGCTATCTTTTTAGATGACCAG ATGAAAATTGATGGCGATGCTACCCTATGCTGCGCTAAACCGAAAGAACAACGAGAAACCACTGCAATGGGAAATCTTCTTTGCGGTGGGGCAGCATATGTGTGCCAACACTTTTATGATAGTGCCCCAAGCGGTAGTTTCGGAACGATGACATACATTACAAGAGCCATTGCCTCTTTGTTAAACTGTTTACCAAACGATGGTGATATAGAATGTtcaatatcataa
- the LOC117601819 gene encoding putative phosphorylase b kinase regulatory subunit alpha isoform X5, whose protein sequence is MRSRRNSGVRLDYYQRIVHKIIMKHQNAVTGLFPASPDNDHAWIRDNIYCILAVWGLSMAYKKIADADEDRAKTYELEQSCVKLMRGLLMAMMQQKEKVEQFKITQNPHDALHAKYSSVNGQTVVGDTEWGHLQIDAISLYLLILAQMTASGLQIVFNLDEVAFIQNLVFYIESAYCTPDYGIWERGDKTNHGLPELNASSIGMAKAAMEAMNELDLFGARGGPTSVIHVLADEAQKCQAVLQSMLPRESNSKELDSGLLSVISFPAFAVDEPSLIQLTRDAITKKLQGRYGCKRFLRDGYKTPKEDPNRLYYEPWELRMFENIECEWPLFFCYLIVDYCFQGNKEVVAEYSKQLEEIMIKTEDGMKLIPELYSVEAVNVSAEYAEPGSQKRVALGRCPFMWAQSLYILGKLLQEGFLAVGELDPLNRRLCSEKKPDVVVQVVILAEDSEIREKIAQHDIHVQTIAEVSPIEVQPAKVLSHLYTYLGRNKKLGLTGRKSRDVGILSTSKLYSLHDKIFAFTPQLTDMTRFYIASDYELMIDIFKGEINFLKSSWQNMLGRPLVLMPLKNIHLDQGKIPLAMITTMKKLKSGYINGTRVSLGNLSDFLSTSCITNLSFLGSSEDGRPDKLNPQVQQYLEEHLMRAFPHRTGLLNRPVIRSAKNLKRRMSVKGAIKKTRSIAVEPVVSPVSQESTDRTPSPTDDILSWPNSPKLHRSRGMGETQYADTEVEELLSMLRETESLEEQGDILQYLVDSQGLYFNTGMMEEGHPVLIKDLLKDLYEKACQQKMWGIVRHTAGMLGKRVEDLAKAVTDLLVRQKQVTVGMPPTNEHTIVAPLPENELRALIHQAYGDDESTAMLTQELLVYLAMFIRTEPQLFHEMLRLRVGLIIQVMATELSRTLICTGEEASEHLLNLSPFEMKNLLHHIMSGKEFAISSVGRGNFSVISCKSSKVSKKSQIGGFLTADQVDGGETEPDRQGQWLRRRRLDGALNRVPRDFYPRVWQVLERCQGLAIEGRVLPQNLTQEMTPGELKFALAVETVLNTIPQPEYRQLIVEALMVLTLVTEYNVVASLGGLIAVEQLVHKANAIFLDDQMKIDGDATLCCAKPKEQRETTAMGNLLCGGAAYVCQHFYDSAPSGSFGTMTYITRAIASLLNCLPNDGDIECSIS, encoded by the exons ATGAGAAGCCGCCGTAATTCTGGTGTTCGTTTGGATTATTACCAAAGAATTGTTCATAAGATTATTATGAAACATCAAAATGCAGTTACAGGACTTTTCCCTGCTAGCCCTGATAATGATCACGCATGGATCCGTGACAATATATACTGCATTCTTGCTGTATGGGGCCTTTCAATGGCATATAAGAAGATAGCAGATGCGGATGAAGATAGAGCTAAAACGTATGAACTTGAACAAAGTTGTGTGAAATTAATGAGAGGTCTATTAATGGCAATGATGCAACAGAAAGAAAAAGTTGAACAATTTAAAATCACTCAAAATCCACATGATGCTTTACATGCCAAATATAGTTCTGTTAATGGACAAACTGTTGTAGGTGATACAGAATGGGGTCATCTTCAAATAGATGCAATTTCTTTGTATTTATTGATTCTAGCACAAATGACAGCATCTGGTTTACAGATTGTCTTCAATTTAGATGAG GTTGCATTCATTCAGAACTTAGTATTTTATATTGAGTCAGCCTATTGTACTCCTGATTATGGAATTTGGGAGAGAGGTGATAAAACAAATCATGGATTACCAGAATTAAATGCTAGCAGTATTGGAATGGCAAAAGCTGCAATGGAAGCAATGAATGAGCTAGATTTATTTGGCGCAAGAGGTGGACCTACCTCTGTGATTCATGTATTAGCAGATGAAGCACAAAAGTGCCAGGCAGTTTTACAGTCCATGCTGCCACGTGAATCTAACTCTAAGGAATTAGATAGCGGATTATTATCCGTTATAAGCTTTCCGGCATTTGCCGTAGATGAACCTAGTTTAATTCAATTAACTAGAGATGCTATTACTAAAAAATTACAAGGTCGTTATGGATGTAAAAGATTTCTGAGGGATGGATATAAAACACCAAAAGAAGATCCTAACAg acTTTATTACGAACCGTGGGAATTACGAATGTTTGAAAACATAGAATGCGAATGGCCTTTGTTCTTTTGTTATTTGATCGTGGATTACTGTTTCCAAGGCAATAAAGAAGTAGTAGCAGAATATTCGAAACAATTAGAAGAAATAATGATCAAAACGGAGGACGGAATGAAATTAATACCTGAATTATATTCTGTAGAAGCTGTAAATGTATCAGCAGAATATGCTGAACCAGGTAGTCAAAAACGAGTTGCATTAGGTAGATGTCCATTTATGTGGGCTCAATCTCTGTATATATTAGGAAAATTATTGCAAGAA GGTTTTCTTGCTGTGGGAGAATTAGATCCATTGAATAGACGATTGTGTAGTGAAAAGAAACCAGATGTCGTGGTACAAGTTGTTATACTAGCAGAAGATTCTGAAATAAGAGAAAAAATAGCTCAGCATGATATTCATGTTCAAACAATCGCAGAAGTTTCCCCGATAGAAGTGCAACCTGCAAAAGTACTTAGTCATTTGTATACCTATTTGG GTCGAAACAAAAAATTAGGATTGACTGGACGTAAATCAAGAGATGTAGGAATCTTGAGCACCAGTAAATTATATTCCCTACACgataaaatatttgcattcactcCACAG TTGACAGACATGACCCGCTTCTACATCGCATCGGACTATGAGCTCATGATTGACATATTCAAAGGCGAAATTAATTTCTTGAAGTCTAGCTGGCAGAACATGTTAGGCCGGCCTCTTGTGCTCATGCCCCTCAAGAACATTCATCTAG ATCAAGGAAAGATACCATTAGCCATGATAACTActatgaagaaattaaaaagtggTTATATCAATGGTACACGAGTCTCATTGGGAAATTTAAGTGATTTCTTGAGCACTTCCTGCATCACAAATTTAAGTTTCCTAGGAAGCTCTGAAGACGGTAGGCCGGATAAACTAAACCCTCAG GTTCAACAGTATTTAGAAGAACATTTGATGCGCGCCTTTCCTCATCGCACAGGTCTTCTTAACAGACCGGTAATTCGAAGTGCAAAGAATTTGAAACGTAGAATGTCTGTAAAAGGTGCCATTAAGAAAACGAGATCAATTGCTGTAGAAC CTGTGGTTTCTCCCGTTTCACAAGAAT CTACAGATCGCACGCCGTCTCCTACAGATGATATATTGTCATGGCCAAATTCTCCAAAGTTGCATAGATCCAGGGGCATGGGGGAAACTCAGTATGCAGATACCGAAGTTGAAGAACTATTATCAATGCTTCGAGAAACTGAAAGTTTAGAAGAGCAAGGAGATATTTTACAATATCTT gTTGATTCACAAGGTCTATATTTCAATACCGGCATGATGGAAGAAGGCCATCCTGTTTTAATAAAAGATTTATTGAAAGATCTTTACGAAAAAGCCTGTCAACAAAAAATGTGGGGAATCGTACGTCATACTGCTGGTATGCTAGGGAAACGTGTCGAGGATCTAGCCAAAGCGGTCACTGATTTATTAGTTCGTCAGAAACAAGTTACGGTTGGAATGCCACCAACCAACGAACATACTATTGTTGCTCCATTACCAGAAAACGAATTGCGAGCATTAATTCATCAAGCTTATGGAGACGATGAATCTACCGCTATGTTAACTCAAGAGTTGCTTGTTTATTTAGCAATGTTCATTAGAACAGAACCACAGTTGTTTCACGAGATGCTGAGACTTAGAGTAGGATTAATCATACAAGTAATGGCTACGGAATTATCAAGAACTTTAATATGTACCGGAGAAGAGGCATCTGAACATTTGCTTAATTTATCACCATTCGAGATGAAGAATCTTTTACATCATATTATGAGCGGAAAAGAATTTGCAATTAGCAGCG TTGGTCGAGGTAACTTCTCCGTTATCAGTTGTAAATCCAGCAAAGTTAGTAAG AAATCACAAATTGGAGGTTTCTTAACTGCTGATCAAGTTGATGGTGGTGAAACAGAACCAGATCGTCAAGGTCAGTGGTTACGGCGACGAAGGTTGGATGGCGCGTTAAATAGAGTGCCGCGTGATTTTTATCCTCGAGTATGGCAAGTGCTCGAACGG tgCCAGGGTTTAGCCATTGAGGGTAGGGTCCTACCTCAAAATCTTACACAGGAAATGACACCAGGGGAATTAAAATTTGCACTAGCAGTAGAAACTGTTTTGAATACTATACCACAACCAGAATATCGTCAGTTAATCGTCGAAGCTTTAATGGTGTTAACTTTAGTAACTGAATATAATGTAGTAGCTTCCCTGGGTGGACTTATTGCTGTTGAACAGTTAGTTCATAAGGCCAATGCTATCTTTTTAGATGACCAG ATGAAAATTGATGGCGATGCTACCCTATGCTGCGCTAAACCGAAAGAACAACGAGAAACCACTGCAATGGGAAATCTTCTTTGCGGTGGGGCAGCATATGTGTGCCAACACTTTTATGATAGTGCCCCAAGCGGTAGTTTCGGAACGATGACATACATTACAAGAGCCATTGCCTCTTTGTTAAACTGTTTACCAAACGATGGTGATATAGAATGTtcaatatcataa
- the LOC117601819 gene encoding putative phosphorylase b kinase regulatory subunit alpha isoform X4, with product MRSRRNSGVRLDYYQRIVHKIIMKHQNAVTGLFPASPDNDHAWIRDNIYCILAVWGLSMAYKKIADADEDRAKTYELEQSCVKLMRGLLMAMMQQKEKVEQFKITQNPHDALHAKYSSVNGQTVVGDTEWGHLQIDAISLYLLILAQMTASGLQIVFNLDEVAFIQNLVFYIESAYCTPDYGIWERGDKTNHGLPELNASSIGMAKAAMEAMNELDLFGARGGPTSVIHVLADEAQKCQAVLQSMLPRESNSKELDSGLLSVISFPAFAVDEPSLIQLTRDAITKKLQGRYGCKRFLRDGYKTPKEDPNRLYYEPWELRMFENIECEWPLFFCYLIVDYCFQGNKEVVAEYSKQLEEIMIKTEDGMKLIPELYSVEAVNVSAEYAEPGSQKRVALGRCPFMWAQSLYILGKLLQEGFLAVGELDPLNRRLCSEKKPDVVVQVVILAEDSEIREKIAQHDIHVQTIAEVSPIEVQPAKVLSHLYTYLGRNKKLGLTGRKSRDVGILSTSKLYSLHDKIFAFTPQLTDMTRFYIASDYELMIDIFKGEINFLKSSWQNMLGRPLVLMPLKNIHLDQGKIPLAMITTMKKLKSGYINGTRVSLGNLSDFLSTSCITNLSFLGSSEDGRPDKLNPQVQQYLEEHLMRAFPHRTGLLNRPVIRSAKNLKRRMSVKGAIKKTRSIAVELTDTTLTSNPPPPATDRTPSPTDDILSWPNSPKLHRSRGMGETQYADTEVEELLSMLRETESLEEQGDILQYLVDSQGLYFNTGMMEEGHPVLIKDLLKDLYEKACQQKMWGIVRHTAGMLGKRVEDLAKAVTDLLVRQKQVTVGMPPTNEHTIVAPLPENELRALIHQAYGDDESTAMLTQELLVYLAMFIRTEPQLFHEMLRLRVGLIIQVMATELSRTLICTGEEASEHLLNLSPFEMKNLLHHIMSGKEFAISSVGRGNFSVISCKSSKVSKKSQIGGFLTADQVDGGETEPDRQGQWLRRRRLDGALNRVPRDFYPRVWQVLERCQGLAIEGRVLPQNLTQEMTPGELKFALAVETVLNTIPQPEYRQLIVEALMVLTLVTEYNVVASLGGLIAVEQLVHKANAIFLDDQMKIDGDATLCCAKPKEQRETTAMGNLLCGGAAYVCQHFYDSAPSGSFGTMTYITRAIASLLNCLPNDGDIECSIS from the exons ATGAGAAGCCGCCGTAATTCTGGTGTTCGTTTGGATTATTACCAAAGAATTGTTCATAAGATTATTATGAAACATCAAAATGCAGTTACAGGACTTTTCCCTGCTAGCCCTGATAATGATCACGCATGGATCCGTGACAATATATACTGCATTCTTGCTGTATGGGGCCTTTCAATGGCATATAAGAAGATAGCAGATGCGGATGAAGATAGAGCTAAAACGTATGAACTTGAACAAAGTTGTGTGAAATTAATGAGAGGTCTATTAATGGCAATGATGCAACAGAAAGAAAAAGTTGAACAATTTAAAATCACTCAAAATCCACATGATGCTTTACATGCCAAATATAGTTCTGTTAATGGACAAACTGTTGTAGGTGATACAGAATGGGGTCATCTTCAAATAGATGCAATTTCTTTGTATTTATTGATTCTAGCACAAATGACAGCATCTGGTTTACAGATTGTCTTCAATTTAGATGAG GTTGCATTCATTCAGAACTTAGTATTTTATATTGAGTCAGCCTATTGTACTCCTGATTATGGAATTTGGGAGAGAGGTGATAAAACAAATCATGGATTACCAGAATTAAATGCTAGCAGTATTGGAATGGCAAAAGCTGCAATGGAAGCAATGAATGAGCTAGATTTATTTGGCGCAAGAGGTGGACCTACCTCTGTGATTCATGTATTAGCAGATGAAGCACAAAAGTGCCAGGCAGTTTTACAGTCCATGCTGCCACGTGAATCTAACTCTAAGGAATTAGATAGCGGATTATTATCCGTTATAAGCTTTCCGGCATTTGCCGTAGATGAACCTAGTTTAATTCAATTAACTAGAGATGCTATTACTAAAAAATTACAAGGTCGTTATGGATGTAAAAGATTTCTGAGGGATGGATATAAAACACCAAAAGAAGATCCTAACAg acTTTATTACGAACCGTGGGAATTACGAATGTTTGAAAACATAGAATGCGAATGGCCTTTGTTCTTTTGTTATTTGATCGTGGATTACTGTTTCCAAGGCAATAAAGAAGTAGTAGCAGAATATTCGAAACAATTAGAAGAAATAATGATCAAAACGGAGGACGGAATGAAATTAATACCTGAATTATATTCTGTAGAAGCTGTAAATGTATCAGCAGAATATGCTGAACCAGGTAGTCAAAAACGAGTTGCATTAGGTAGATGTCCATTTATGTGGGCTCAATCTCTGTATATATTAGGAAAATTATTGCAAGAA GGTTTTCTTGCTGTGGGAGAATTAGATCCATTGAATAGACGATTGTGTAGTGAAAAGAAACCAGATGTCGTGGTACAAGTTGTTATACTAGCAGAAGATTCTGAAATAAGAGAAAAAATAGCTCAGCATGATATTCATGTTCAAACAATCGCAGAAGTTTCCCCGATAGAAGTGCAACCTGCAAAAGTACTTAGTCATTTGTATACCTATTTGG GTCGAAACAAAAAATTAGGATTGACTGGACGTAAATCAAGAGATGTAGGAATCTTGAGCACCAGTAAATTATATTCCCTACACgataaaatatttgcattcactcCACAG TTGACAGACATGACCCGCTTCTACATCGCATCGGACTATGAGCTCATGATTGACATATTCAAAGGCGAAATTAATTTCTTGAAGTCTAGCTGGCAGAACATGTTAGGCCGGCCTCTTGTGCTCATGCCCCTCAAGAACATTCATCTAG ATCAAGGAAAGATACCATTAGCCATGATAACTActatgaagaaattaaaaagtggTTATATCAATGGTACACGAGTCTCATTGGGAAATTTAAGTGATTTCTTGAGCACTTCCTGCATCACAAATTTAAGTTTCCTAGGAAGCTCTGAAGACGGTAGGCCGGATAAACTAAACCCTCAG GTTCAACAGTATTTAGAAGAACATTTGATGCGCGCCTTTCCTCATCGCACAGGTCTTCTTAACAGACCGGTAATTCGAAGTGCAAAGAATTTGAAACGTAGAATGTCTGTAAAAGGTGCCATTAAGAAAACGAGATCAATTGCTGTAGAAC TGACAGATACAACGCTAACTTCAAATCCTCCACCACCAGCTACAGATCGCACGCCGTCTCCTACAGATGATATATTGTCATGGCCAAATTCTCCAAAGTTGCATAGATCCAGGGGCATGGGGGAAACTCAGTATGCAGATACCGAAGTTGAAGAACTATTATCAATGCTTCGAGAAACTGAAAGTTTAGAAGAGCAAGGAGATATTTTACAATATCTT gTTGATTCACAAGGTCTATATTTCAATACCGGCATGATGGAAGAAGGCCATCCTGTTTTAATAAAAGATTTATTGAAAGATCTTTACGAAAAAGCCTGTCAACAAAAAATGTGGGGAATCGTACGTCATACTGCTGGTATGCTAGGGAAACGTGTCGAGGATCTAGCCAAAGCGGTCACTGATTTATTAGTTCGTCAGAAACAAGTTACGGTTGGAATGCCACCAACCAACGAACATACTATTGTTGCTCCATTACCAGAAAACGAATTGCGAGCATTAATTCATCAAGCTTATGGAGACGATGAATCTACCGCTATGTTAACTCAAGAGTTGCTTGTTTATTTAGCAATGTTCATTAGAACAGAACCACAGTTGTTTCACGAGATGCTGAGACTTAGAGTAGGATTAATCATACAAGTAATGGCTACGGAATTATCAAGAACTTTAATATGTACCGGAGAAGAGGCATCTGAACATTTGCTTAATTTATCACCATTCGAGATGAAGAATCTTTTACATCATATTATGAGCGGAAAAGAATTTGCAATTAGCAGCG TTGGTCGAGGTAACTTCTCCGTTATCAGTTGTAAATCCAGCAAAGTTAGTAAG AAATCACAAATTGGAGGTTTCTTAACTGCTGATCAAGTTGATGGTGGTGAAACAGAACCAGATCGTCAAGGTCAGTGGTTACGGCGACGAAGGTTGGATGGCGCGTTAAATAGAGTGCCGCGTGATTTTTATCCTCGAGTATGGCAAGTGCTCGAACGG tgCCAGGGTTTAGCCATTGAGGGTAGGGTCCTACCTCAAAATCTTACACAGGAAATGACACCAGGGGAATTAAAATTTGCACTAGCAGTAGAAACTGTTTTGAATACTATACCACAACCAGAATATCGTCAGTTAATCGTCGAAGCTTTAATGGTGTTAACTTTAGTAACTGAATATAATGTAGTAGCTTCCCTGGGTGGACTTATTGCTGTTGAACAGTTAGTTCATAAGGCCAATGCTATCTTTTTAGATGACCAG ATGAAAATTGATGGCGATGCTACCCTATGCTGCGCTAAACCGAAAGAACAACGAGAAACCACTGCAATGGGAAATCTTCTTTGCGGTGGGGCAGCATATGTGTGCCAACACTTTTATGATAGTGCCCCAAGCGGTAGTTTCGGAACGATGACATACATTACAAGAGCCATTGCCTCTTTGTTAAACTGTTTACCAAACGATGGTGATATAGAATGTtcaatatcataa